The following proteins come from a genomic window of Eubalaena glacialis isolate mEubGla1 unplaced genomic scaffold, mEubGla1.1.hap2.+ XY scaffold_849, whole genome shotgun sequence:
- the LOC133083912 gene encoding transcription factor Sp6-like, producing the protein MIPIRDKCHAHCYSSRVTCEDLESDSPLAPGPSSKLLQPDVSHHYESWFRPTRPGTEEGSWWDLHPGTSWMDLPHTQGALTSPGHPGALQAGLGGYVGDHQLCAQPPHPHPHPHHLLPAAGGQHLLGPPDGAKALEAAAPESQGLDTSLDGAARPKGSRRSAPRSSGQTVCRCPNCLEAERLGAPCGPDGGKKKHLHNCHIPGCGKAYAKTSHLKAHLRWHSGDRPFVCNWLFCGKRFTRSDELQRRLQTHTGTKKFPCAVCSRVFMRSDHLAKHMKTHEGAKEEAAGAAAGEGKAGGAEPPGGKGKREAEGSAAPCS; encoded by the coding sequence ACTGTTACTCCTCTCGGGTAACCTGCGAGGACCTGGAAAGCGACAGTCCCTTGGCCCCGGGACCCTCTTCCAAGCTCCTGCAGCCGGACGTGTCACACCATTACGAATCGTGGTTCCGGCCGACACGCCCAGGCACCGAGGAGGGCTCGTGGTGGGACCTTCATCCGGGTACCAGCTGGATGGACCTCCCCCACACTCAGGGCGCGCTGACCTCACCTGGCCACCCCGGGGCGCTTCAGGCTGGCTTGGGGGGCTACGTCGGAGACCACCAGCTTTGTGCCCAGCCGCCCCACCCACACCCGCACCcgcaccacctcctcccagccgccGGAGGGCAGCACCTCCTCGGGCCTCCCGACGGGGCGAAGGCCTTGGAAGCAGCCGCCCCGGAATCCCAGGGGCTGGATACCAGTCTGGATGGGGCGGCCCGGCCCAAAGGCTCCCGGCGGTCAGCGCCCCGCAGCTCAGGCCAGACCGTGTGCCGCTGCCCCAACTGCCTGGAGGCGGAGCGACTGGGGGCTCCGTGCGGGCCCGATGGGGGCAAGAAGAAGCATTTGCACAATTGCCACATCCCGGGCTGTGGGAAAGCCTACGCCAAGACATCGCACCTGAAGGCACACTTGCGCTGGCACAGCGGCGACCGCCCCTTCGTGTGCAACTGGCTCTTCTGCGGCAAGCGCTTCACGCGCTCCGACGAGCTGCAGCGCCGCCTCCAGACCCACACCGGCACCAAGAAGTTCCCCTGCGCAGTCTGCAGCCGAGTCTTCATGCGCAGCGACCACCTGGCCAAACACATGAAAACCCACGAGGGCGCCAAAGAGGAGGctgccggggcggcggcgggagaGGGCAAGGCCGGCGGAGCGGAGCCCCCCGGGGGCAAAGGCAAGCGCGAGGCCGAGGGCAGCGCGGCTCCCTGCAGCTGA